One window of the Alkalispirillum mobile genome contains the following:
- a CDS encoding HAD family hydrolase, whose protein sequence is MPARPNVVVFDVLETLLNLDPLAERFEKVGQPATLAGPWFMRFQRDAMALSLAGDAAPFEPVARQALRTESQQTLSEDDIDYILAGFASLPTFDDALPAMRTLSEAGIKVGCLTVGSPDNTRAFLDGAGLLEFVDHVVTAQAAGIWKPHPNIYHFAAEQLQTPLDRMALVAVHAWDCHGAKRVGALAGWCARLELEPGDVFLPADVTGQTLTEVADKLVALGEP, encoded by the coding sequence ATGCCAGCCAGACCAAACGTCGTCGTTTTCGATGTTTTGGAGACGCTCCTCAACCTTGATCCACTGGCGGAGCGCTTCGAAAAAGTGGGTCAGCCCGCAACCTTGGCCGGCCCATGGTTCATGCGATTTCAGCGCGACGCCATGGCACTGAGCCTTGCCGGCGATGCCGCACCCTTCGAGCCCGTCGCTCGTCAGGCTCTGAGGACCGAATCGCAACAGACGCTCAGCGAAGACGACATCGATTACATCCTCGCCGGCTTCGCCTCGCTGCCCACCTTTGATGACGCCCTACCGGCCATGCGCACCCTGTCCGAGGCCGGCATCAAGGTTGGCTGCCTGACTGTCGGCAGTCCGGATAATACGCGTGCCTTCCTTGACGGCGCCGGGCTGCTCGAGTTCGTTGACCACGTCGTCACCGCCCAAGCCGCAGGCATTTGGAAGCCGCACCCGAACATCTACCACTTCGCCGCGGAGCAGTTGCAGACACCGCTTGACCGCATGGCACTGGTTGCCGTGCACGCCTGGGATTGCCACGGCGCCAAGCGGGTCGGCGCACTTGCCGGCTGGTGTGCCCGTCTTGAACTTGAGCCTGGGGATGTCTTTCTGCCTGCCGACGTCACCGGCCAGACCCTGACCGAGGTGGCGGACAAACTGGTGGCCCTGGGAGAGCCCTGA
- a CDS encoding MFS transporter has protein sequence MKLSSTGFAVLGAALIAISYGLARFAFGLFVPPIREELGLSASVIGIIGALPLISFLLATAVAPLVTKILGSRYTATLSGAFGAGGLGLISQADGAVALGVGVFACGICTGLMMPALTAAMQAVVKRTLHGRVSSVMNAGTSIGVVVAVPTVLLLTDAWRFAYASFAVLAVVGLVAAWRLLPSVSRVVPAEAASPPPLRELPWSRLIRLSLFAFLMGVVSSAYWIFAPDLVVNLGGLPSASTAWLWLAVGVAGLGGAAVADLADRNNPPITQALMLMMLAASLALLAASPAQPLLTAFSALVFGLAYMSLTGLYLMTGIRLLPGRLSVGPVLPFMAVSLGQASGSPLVGWLVEGFGYADAFAMLAAVGVFVAVLSPFYPGAIAEAEEEEGSEETGLQAAYDHQLHDEEGEPLEDPCWTLDEDEGDAGMKTS, from the coding sequence ATGAAGCTGTCGAGTACCGGATTCGCAGTCCTTGGGGCCGCGCTGATCGCCATCAGTTACGGGTTGGCACGCTTCGCTTTCGGTCTCTTCGTACCACCCATCCGCGAAGAGCTGGGTCTCTCGGCGTCGGTGATCGGCATCATCGGGGCGTTGCCGTTGATCAGCTTTCTTCTGGCGACGGCAGTTGCGCCGCTGGTCACCAAAATTCTCGGTTCCCGCTACACCGCGACGCTCTCCGGGGCATTCGGCGCCGGCGGGCTTGGACTCATCAGTCAGGCTGACGGCGCGGTGGCGCTCGGCGTGGGCGTATTCGCGTGCGGCATCTGTACAGGCTTAATGATGCCCGCCCTCACGGCGGCCATGCAGGCCGTGGTGAAGCGCACGCTGCACGGGCGCGTTAGTTCGGTGATGAACGCAGGCACGAGTATCGGTGTGGTAGTGGCCGTTCCCACGGTACTGCTGTTGACGGATGCCTGGCGGTTTGCGTATGCCTCTTTTGCCGTACTCGCCGTCGTCGGCCTGGTGGCCGCCTGGCGTTTACTCCCCTCGGTGTCACGGGTGGTGCCCGCAGAGGCCGCCTCTCCACCGCCTCTGAGGGAACTGCCCTGGTCGCGCCTTATCCGGCTGTCGCTCTTTGCCTTCCTCATGGGTGTCGTCTCGTCCGCCTACTGGATCTTTGCGCCAGACCTGGTAGTCAACCTTGGGGGCCTCCCCTCCGCTTCCACGGCCTGGCTCTGGCTCGCGGTAGGGGTGGCCGGGCTTGGTGGTGCTGCGGTCGCCGACCTGGCCGACCGCAACAACCCGCCGATCACCCAGGCGCTGATGCTGATGATGCTCGCCGCCAGCCTTGCGCTGCTCGCCGCAAGTCCGGCGCAACCGCTGCTGACGGCGTTCTCGGCGCTGGTCTTCGGGCTCGCCTACATGAGCCTGACCGGGCTTTACCTGATGACTGGCATACGCTTGCTGCCCGGGCGCCTCTCGGTTGGCCCTGTGCTGCCCTTCATGGCGGTATCGCTGGGCCAGGCCAGCGGATCGCCGTTGGTGGGGTGGCTGGTGGAAGGGTTTGGCTACGCCGATGCGTTCGCCATGCTCGCCGCGGTTGGTGTCTTCGTGGCCGTGCTGTCGCCCTTCTACCCGGGCGCCATCGCCGAGGCAGAGGAAGAAGAGGGTTCGGAGGAAACGGGTCTGCAGGCCGCGTACGATCACCAGTTGCACGACGAAGAGGGTGAACCGCTCGAGGACCCGTGTTGGACTCTTGATGAGGACGAGGGCGACGCTGGCATGAAAACCTCTTGA
- a CDS encoding Txe/YoeB family addiction module toxin encodes MTWKLAYTKQAQKDARMLAASGLKSKGQELLALIAEDPYRKPPPFEKLIGDLSGAYSRRINIQHRLVYQVLEDEGVVKVLRLWSHYE; translated from the coding sequence GTGACATGGAAGCTGGCCTACACCAAACAAGCGCAGAAGGACGCAAGGATGCTGGCCGCCAGCGGCCTCAAATCGAAAGGTCAGGAATTGCTGGCGCTGATCGCCGAAGACCCCTACCGCAAGCCGCCCCCGTTCGAGAAGCTCATCGGTGATCTCTCGGGGGCCTATTCCAGACGCATCAACATTCAGCATCGTCTGGTCTATCAGGTGCTTGAGGACGAAGGCGTGGTGAAGGTGCTCCGGCTCTGGAGCCACTACGAATAA
- a CDS encoding type II toxin-antitoxin system Phd/YefM family antitoxin encodes MTGITATEARSNLYRLIDETAESHQPIVIMGKRNRAVLVSEEDWSAIQETLYLLSVPDMRESVREGMETPLDECDEELDW; translated from the coding sequence ATGACCGGAATCACTGCAACCGAGGCGCGCAGCAACCTTTACCGGTTGATCGATGAAACGGCCGAGTCCCACCAGCCCATCGTCATCATGGGTAAGCGGAACCGAGCCGTTCTGGTATCCGAGGAAGACTGGTCAGCCATTCAGGAGACCCTGTACCTGCTGTCGGTACCGGATATGCGGGAGTCTGTTCGCGAGGGGATGGAAACCCCATTGGATGAATGTGATGAGGAGCTGGATTGGTGA
- a CDS encoding HsdM family class I SAM-dependent methyltransferase has protein sequence MNAENLVSRVWNFCHMLRDDGVSYGDYLEQITYLIFLKMADEYSRPPWGRDVGIPEAYNWQSLKARKGAELEGHYIELLRELGQARGMLGQIFTKAQNKIQDPAKLARLIQLIDDETWVMLDAEVKGDMYEGLLERNAQDTKSGAGQYFTPRPLIRAMVECVQPQPEKTICDPACGTGGFFLAAYDYIKAHHMAEMTAEQKQALKHHTFYGNEIVPSARRMCLMNLFLHNIGDIGDEPTISPTDALLAEQPRKHDYVLANPPFGKKSTLTITNEAGEQAREEFEYNRQDFWATTSNKQLNFVQHIRTLLKEHGQAAVVVPDNVLFEGGAGETVRRKLMETTELHTILRLPTGIFYAHGVKANVLFFDGRPGRAEPWTDAVWFYDYRTNIHHTLKKKPLRDEHLREFIECYKPGARHQRQATWSEDNPDGRWRCYSREEIFKRDKTSLDIFWLRDQSLGDLDNLPEPDEIAEEIIENLEAGLESFRGVLSELQAER, from the coding sequence ATGAACGCCGAAAACCTCGTCTCCAGGGTCTGGAACTTCTGCCACATGCTGCGCGACGACGGCGTGAGCTATGGCGACTACCTGGAGCAGATCACTTACCTCATCTTCCTCAAGATGGCCGACGAATACAGCCGGCCGCCCTGGGGCCGGGATGTGGGCATCCCCGAGGCCTACAACTGGCAGAGCCTGAAGGCCCGCAAGGGCGCGGAGCTGGAGGGGCACTACATTGAGCTGCTGCGCGAGCTGGGCCAGGCGCGCGGCATGCTGGGCCAGATTTTCACCAAGGCCCAGAACAAGATTCAGGACCCGGCCAAGCTGGCGCGGCTGATCCAGCTCATCGACGACGAGACCTGGGTGATGCTCGATGCCGAGGTCAAGGGCGATATGTACGAGGGCCTGCTGGAGCGCAACGCCCAGGACACCAAGTCGGGCGCCGGCCAGTACTTCACGCCCCGCCCGCTGATCCGCGCCATGGTGGAGTGCGTGCAGCCACAGCCCGAGAAGACCATCTGTGACCCGGCCTGCGGCACGGGCGGCTTCTTTCTGGCGGCGTACGATTACATCAAGGCGCACCACATGGCCGAGATGACCGCCGAGCAGAAGCAGGCGCTCAAGCACCATACGTTCTACGGCAACGAGATCGTGCCCAGCGCCCGCCGCATGTGTCTGATGAACCTCTTTCTGCACAACATCGGCGATATTGGCGATGAACCCACCATCTCCCCCACCGACGCGCTACTGGCCGAGCAGCCGAGAAAACACGATTACGTGTTGGCCAACCCGCCCTTCGGCAAGAAGAGCACGCTGACCATCACCAACGAGGCCGGTGAGCAGGCGCGGGAGGAGTTCGAGTACAACCGCCAGGATTTCTGGGCCACCACCTCGAACAAGCAGCTCAACTTCGTCCAGCACATTCGCACGCTGCTGAAGGAGCACGGTCAGGCGGCGGTGGTGGTGCCGGACAATGTGCTGTTCGAGGGCGGCGCCGGCGAGACGGTGCGGCGCAAGCTGATGGAGACCACCGAGTTGCACACCATCCTGCGCCTGCCCACTGGCATCTTCTACGCCCACGGGGTCAAGGCCAATGTGCTGTTCTTCGACGGCCGCCCCGGGCGTGCGGAGCCGTGGACGGACGCGGTCTGGTTCTACGACTACCGCACCAACATCCACCACACCCTCAAGAAGAAGCCGCTGCGCGACGAGCACCTGCGCGAGTTCATCGAGTGCTATAAACCGGGGGCACGCCACCAGCGCCAGGCCACCTGGAGCGAGGACAACCCGGACGGCCGCTGGCGGTGCTACAGCCGCGAGGAGATCTTCAAGCGCGACAAGACCAGCCTGGATATCTTCTGGCTGCGGGACCAATCCCTGGGCGACCTGGACAACCTGCCCGAGCCGGACGAGATCGCCGAGGAGATCATCGAGAACCTGGAGGCCGGGCTGGAGAGCTTCCGGGGGGTGTTGTCGGAGCTGCAGGCCGAGCGGTGA
- a CDS encoding ATP-binding protein — protein sequence MSQVTAQELLDQLRQLDESDRIEAKRASAIGESLLETVCAFANEPGLGGGWLLLGVEKATDTPGDYRVTGIADPDKLLNDLHSRCANAFNVPLRIQARAEALSEGTVILVEVAEADPASRPICFANKPLPRSAWRRGPSGDYRCNQDDLAALYQGRSGQSYDASVVTGASLDDLDPDAIEHYRNARRAVNPAAEELNFSDDELLESLGAVVRNAGNLQPTVAGVLLFGRRGALRRLFPANRVDYVRIPGKEWIEDPHERFTTLDLRDTLPRLIQRATAAVLDDLPRAFQLPEGEIRRDEKTVLPDKVVREAVVNAVMHRNYQRQQPVQLLRYSNRLEVQNPGYSLKALENLGEPGSQWRNPVIASVLHEMGLAETKGSGIRVMRRLMEEAGLSPPSFDSDRHNDQFSATYLFHHFLTEEDVAWLGQFRHLGLGEDEQRALIFVRETGRITNSDYRDLNRVDTLTASQRLARLRDLELVEQVPRGPATYYVPDARLGIPADQAEDELLANFSESPEGLSRESEGLSRESEGLSRESEGLSRESEGLSRESLLGALPESLRHQIEALGQRTRGSERLEAAILALCALRPWSLRELATATGRNPAYLQHRYLTPLVRKGRLQRQYPDEPNRPDQAYIAIEEQE from the coding sequence ATGAGCCAGGTGACGGCACAGGAACTCCTCGATCAACTCCGACAACTCGACGAGTCGGATCGGATCGAAGCCAAGCGGGCCTCGGCCATCGGTGAGTCCCTGCTGGAAACGGTCTGCGCCTTCGCTAACGAGCCGGGGCTGGGCGGCGGCTGGCTGTTGCTGGGCGTGGAAAAGGCCACGGATACGCCCGGTGACTATCGCGTAACCGGCATAGCGGACCCGGACAAGCTGCTCAACGACCTGCACTCCCGCTGTGCCAATGCCTTCAACGTGCCCCTGCGCATTCAGGCGCGGGCTGAGGCGCTGAGTGAAGGCACGGTAATCCTGGTAGAAGTGGCGGAAGCCGATCCGGCCTCCCGGCCTATCTGCTTTGCGAACAAGCCCCTGCCCCGCTCGGCCTGGCGGCGTGGCCCCAGTGGCGATTACCGTTGCAATCAGGACGATCTCGCGGCGCTGTATCAGGGGCGATCTGGCCAGAGTTACGATGCCTCAGTGGTGACCGGGGCCAGTCTGGATGATCTCGACCCGGACGCCATCGAGCACTATCGCAACGCGCGCCGCGCCGTAAACCCGGCGGCGGAGGAGCTGAACTTTTCCGACGATGAATTGCTGGAATCGCTGGGTGCTGTCGTTCGAAATGCCGGCAACCTGCAGCCCACGGTGGCAGGGGTGTTGCTGTTCGGTCGGCGGGGCGCTTTGCGCCGTCTTTTCCCGGCCAACCGGGTGGACTATGTGCGCATTCCCGGCAAGGAGTGGATTGAAGACCCACACGAGCGCTTCACCACGCTGGATCTGCGCGACACCCTACCCCGGCTGATTCAGCGGGCGACGGCCGCGGTGCTGGACGACCTGCCCCGTGCCTTCCAGCTACCTGAAGGGGAGATACGCCGGGACGAAAAGACGGTGCTGCCAGACAAGGTGGTGCGCGAGGCCGTGGTGAACGCCGTCATGCACCGCAACTATCAGCGCCAGCAGCCCGTTCAGTTGCTGCGTTACAGTAATCGACTTGAAGTGCAGAACCCGGGGTACTCCCTGAAGGCGCTGGAGAATCTGGGCGAGCCGGGTTCGCAGTGGCGCAACCCGGTCATCGCTTCGGTGTTGCACGAGATGGGGTTGGCTGAAACCAAAGGCAGCGGTATCCGCGTCATGCGCCGGCTGATGGAGGAAGCGGGGCTTTCGCCGCCCAGTTTCGATTCCGACCGCCACAATGACCAGTTTTCTGCTACCTACCTGTTCCACCACTTCCTGACCGAGGAGGATGTCGCTTGGCTCGGCCAGTTCCGGCATCTGGGGCTGGGCGAGGACGAGCAGCGGGCGCTGATCTTCGTTCGGGAGACCGGCCGAATCACCAACTCCGATTACCGCGACCTGAACCGGGTCGATACCCTGACCGCCAGTCAGCGATTGGCCCGTTTGCGGGACCTGGAGCTAGTCGAGCAGGTGCCGCGTGGACCGGCGACCTACTATGTGCCGGACGCTCGACTGGGTATTCCAGCAGACCAGGCTGAGGATGAGCTGTTGGCTAACTTTTCCGAGTCGCCGGAAGGCTTATCTAGGGAGTCCGAAGGCTTATCTAGGGAGTCCGAAGGCTTATCTAGGGAGTCCGAAGGCTTATCTAGGGAGTCCGAAGGCTTATCTAGGGAGTCTCTACTCGGAGCGCTCCCAGAATCTTTGCGCCACCAGATTGAGGCGCTGGGCCAGAGGACCCGCGGCTCTGAACGACTTGAAGCCGCCATATTGGCCCTTTGCGCCCTGCGCCCCTGGTCGTTACGTGAGCTAGCGACAGCGACGGGGCGCAACCCCGCCTATCTCCAACACCGATACCTCACGCCATTGGTACGCAAGGGTCGGTTACAGCGACAGTACCCAGATGAGCCGAACCGCCCAGATCAGGCCTATATCGCCATCGAGGAGCAAGAATGA
- a CDS encoding restriction endonuclease subunit S, with protein MLGQVISAIEAGKSFKCLERPPEEGEIGVAKVSAVTWGEYQESESKTCLDPSRVQNNLFIQEGDFLFSRSNTIDLVGACVIAKAVSRNVMLSDKILRLTFTWVSPKFVLFYLRSVAGRRQIELLSTGNQQSMRNIGQERIRAIRLPIPPLAEQRRIVAKIEELFSELDKGVESLKTARAQLKTYRQSLLKAAFEGRLTEQWRRDNADKLETADQLLERIREEREACYQQQLGEWRAAVAEWEVNGKSGKKPRKPRLPKKLPNISNEDIRNLPHIPYEWKYLRLGTLIHTDVGYAFKSSSFSESGVRLLRGDNIAPGRLRWDNAKYWPEKRLSGYESLLVHEGDVVLAMDRPIISSGLKLAVVRPEDSPCLLVQRVARFRKSTSVDMRFLTGALSQKRFAVHCLGNQTGTQLPHISESQIREFIIPVCSAEEQAEIGQVLDEELSKIEHLEHLILSSIEKIEYLRQSILKRAFEGNLVPQDPNDEPASALLERIRQEQADAPKIKRRTRKARTPA; from the coding sequence GTGCTTGGCCAGGTAATCAGCGCCATAGAAGCTGGAAAAAGTTTCAAGTGCCTTGAACGGCCTCCAGAAGAAGGCGAGATTGGTGTAGCCAAAGTTAGCGCCGTAACGTGGGGAGAGTACCAAGAAAGTGAGAGCAAAACTTGTCTAGATCCTAGCCGAGTTCAGAACAATTTATTTATCCAAGAAGGGGACTTTCTATTTAGCCGATCAAATACAATCGATCTTGTCGGCGCTTGCGTGATTGCAAAAGCAGTCAGCCGCAATGTGATGCTAAGCGACAAGATCCTACGACTGACGTTTACTTGGGTTTCACCAAAGTTCGTCCTTTTCTACTTACGATCCGTAGCAGGCCGGCGGCAAATCGAACTGCTGAGCACAGGCAATCAGCAATCGATGCGGAACATTGGCCAGGAACGCATTAGGGCGATTCGACTGCCAATACCACCTCTTGCAGAACAACGCCGCATCGTCGCCAAGATCGAAGAACTCTTCTCCGAACTGGACAAGGGCGTGGAAAGCCTGAAAACCGCCCGCGCCCAGCTCAAGACCTACCGCCAGTCCCTGCTCAAGGCCGCCTTCGAAGGCCGCCTCACCGAACAATGGCGCCGAGACAACGCCGACAAACTCGAAACCGCCGACCAACTCCTTGAGCGCATCCGCGAAGAACGCGAAGCCTGCTACCAGCAGCAGCTAGGAGAGTGGAGGGCCGCAGTCGCGGAATGGGAGGTGAATGGCAAGTCAGGAAAGAAGCCGAGGAAGCCAAGACTGCCAAAGAAACTGCCTAATATAAGTAATGAAGATATTCGCAACTTACCTCATATACCTTATGAATGGAAGTATCTTCGTTTAGGTACATTGATACATACGGACGTCGGCTATGCTTTCAAGAGCTCTAGTTTTTCAGAGTCAGGCGTGCGGCTTCTTCGAGGTGATAACATCGCACCCGGGAGACTCCGTTGGGATAATGCAAAATACTGGCCAGAGAAAAGACTTAGCGGCTATGAGAGTTTATTAGTACATGAAGGTGATGTTGTCTTAGCCATGGATAGACCCATAATTTCTTCCGGTTTGAAACTGGCGGTAGTACGCCCAGAAGATTCCCCATGCTTACTGGTTCAACGGGTCGCTAGGTTCAGGAAAAGCACTTCAGTAGACATGAGATTCTTGACTGGAGCCCTATCACAGAAGAGATTTGCTGTGCACTGTCTAGGCAACCAGACAGGAACTCAGCTACCGCATATTAGCGAGTCACAAATCAGGGAATTTATTATTCCTGTTTGCAGCGCGGAAGAGCAAGCTGAGATTGGGCAGGTGCTCGATGAAGAGTTATCAAAGATCGAGCATTTAGAGCATCTGATCCTATCTTCAATAGAGAAAATCGAATATTTGCGCCAGTCCATCCTAAAACGCGCCTTCGAAGGCAACCTCGTCCCCCAGGACCCCAACGACGAGCCCGCCAGCGCCCTGCTGGAGCGCATCCGCCAGGAACAGGCCGATGCCCCCAAAATCAAGCGCCGCACACGCAAGGCAAGGACGCCCGCATGA